The region GGTCGGCCCACACGCCTTCGCCCCGCATGCGCGCGCCGAACGCGCTGTCGTAATCCTTGCCGCCACGCATTTCGCGCACCCGGTTCATCACGCGCTGGGCCCGTTCCGGGAAGTGCGCTTCCAGCCATTGCTGAAACAAGGGACTCACTTCCCACGGCAGGCGCAGCACCACGTAATGGGCGTGGATGGCACCCGCGTCGCGCACGGCTTCGAGCAGCTGTTCGATTTCCGGCTCCGTCACGAACGGGATGATGGGCGCAATGCTCACGCCCACGGGAATGCCCGCCTCCGTCAGGGTGCGGATGGTGCGCAGGCGCCGTGCCGGGGCGGCCGCGCGCGGTTCCAGAGTACGCGCGATGGCCGGGTCAAGCGTGGTGACAGTCACGGCAACGGCTGCCAGGCGCTTGGCCGCCATGGGCGCCAGAATGTCGATGTCGCGTTCGATCAACGACGATTTCGTGATCAGCGCCACGGGATGGTCGCACTCGTGCAGCACTTCCAGCACGCGCCGCGTCAGCTGCCGTTCGCGTTCGCACGGCTGATACGCATCGGTATTGACGCCCAGGGCGATCGGTTCGGGCACATACGAGGGCCTGGCCAGTTCGCGCCGCAACAGTTCGGGAGCGTTCACCTTGGCGTAGATGCGGCTTTCGAAGTCCAGGCCCGGCGACAGGCCCAGATAGCTGTGCGTGGGGCGGGCAAAGCAATAAATGCAGCCATGTTCGCAGCCGCGATATGGGTTCAGCGAGACGTTGAACGGCAAATCGGGCGAAGCGTTGCGCGTCAGGATGGTGCGCGCCTGCTCGTCGCTGACCTGCGTCTTCCAGCCCGGCGCCGGCGCCTCACCATCTGCCGCATCCA is a window of Janthinobacterium rivuli DNA encoding:
- a CDS encoding PA0069 family radical SAM protein; the encoded protein is MKAIIPEHDDSFAGQAMLPPQSLKAHKGRGAVSNLQGRYEVHARAGFDDGWSVGGLDAADGEAPAPGWKTQVSDEQARTILTRNASPDLPFNVSLNPYRGCEHGCIYCFARPTHSYLGLSPGLDFESRIYAKVNAPELLRRELARPSYVPEPIALGVNTDAYQPCERERQLTRRVLEVLHECDHPVALITKSSLIERDIDILAPMAAKRLAAVAVTVTTLDPAIARTLEPRAAAPARRLRTIRTLTEAGIPVGVSIAPIIPFVTEPEIEQLLEAVRDAGAIHAHYVVLRLPWEVSPLFQQWLEAHFPERAQRVMNRVREMRGGKDYDSAFGARMRGEGVWADLIRQRFEKAVHRLGLHGKGGRFKQLDCTQFRRPLVVPPLGIKVKGGNAGQLDLF